The genomic DNA CCTCTTCAATGCGGTCTCTGAGCAAGCTGCGGTCGGCGACTTCGGCGGGAGAATCGCAGTTATCATCCTCAATGAAGTCCAGGAGGTGGCTGTCCTCTTCTTCCCCCACAGGGGTATCCAGCGACAGGGGTTCTGGCGCGATGCGAATAATCTCATTCACCTTGTCCACCGAGATGCCCATATCTTCCGCCAGCTCTTCGGGTGTGGGGGTGCGCCCCAGCTTTTGCTCCAGGTGGCTTCGCCGTTTCATCAGGCGGTTGATGGTTTCCACCATGTGTACGGGGATGCGGATGGTGCGTGCCTGGTCGGCGATAGCGCGGGTGATTGCCTGGCGAATCCACCAGGTGGCGTAGGTGCTAAACTTGTAGCCTCGGCGGTAGTCAAACTTTTCCACCGCGCGTATTAAGCCCAGATTGCCCTCCTGAATGAGGTCGGAGAAAGCCATTCCCCGTCCGCTGTAGCGTTTGGCGATAGAGACCACGAGGCGCAAGTTGGCGAGGGTGAGCTTGCGTTTGGCTTCTTCGTCGCCCTGGGCGACCAACCTCGCGAGGCGTTGTTCCTCCTCTGGGCTGAGCAGAGGCGTCTTGCCGATTTCGCGCAGCCACATGCGCACCGAGTCGTCCAGTGGGATGCCTTCTAATTGCGCGATTTCCTGGTCCGCCAGCTCGTACTCTTTGGCAGAGGCACCCAGGTCGTACCCCTCATCTATCAAGGGCAAGCCCTTGACGGTATCTACTACCTGAATACCCTCTACATCAAGGAACTCCAGCATCTGCTCCAGCTCGTCGGCATCAACATCCATCTCCGACAGGGCGTCGTTCAGCTCATCAGAGGTGACGTAGCCTCTGTCTTTGCCCTGTTGCACGAGCCGTCGCATCTGCCCATTATCGTGGATGTGTTCCATCTCCACGTCTCGTTTCACTCCCTTCGGTCGCGTCGCGCGTCGGAGTGTAGCTCATTGATAAGCCTTTGGTACTCTTGATAATTCACGCTATCCGGCGAGAAATCCTGCGCCAGCTGTGCAGAAATCTGCACCTGTCGCGTGCGCTTGTGCCATCGCTGCAGGAAGGTTGCCGAGTCGCGCAACACCTGTTCGTTCAACGGTTCCTCCAACGACAGCCGCGTCGAAACCACCTCTCGCAGGCGCGGGTCGCTCAGCGCAGAGAGAAGCGACGGGAGATGCAGTTCCATACCCGCGTCCCACGCACGCCGTACCAACTCAAAAAACTGTCTGGCAGCATCACTGACCATACTGTCCGCCTGGGCGATTTGCAGTACCAGCGTTCGCCATTCCTCTGAGAGTATACCCCGAAGCAACGCGCTTTCTGCACGCACCACCCCGGACGGAAGCTGCTCGCCAACATCCACAGGCGGAGCCGAATCCGGCGCGGACTGCTCCTTTTTCTTTTCCACTTCTTTATAACGCAAGAATCGTTCCACTTCCCGCCGAATCTGCGCCTCGGGTATACTGGGATTTGTAAAATAGGCGGGATGGAGTGGCGCCAGCTGCGTGATATACCTGTCTCGCTCGATGCCCGATGGTATCGCCGCTAGTATGGGAATGGCCGCTTTCAACACTTTAATTCTACCCTCTGCCGTGTTCGTATTGTATCGCCGGTGGAGGTCGTCCAGCAGAAAGGCAGGGAGAGGTTGCGCTTTGTCCAGGCACTCCTGCAGGGCGGGGGCACCCAGCCGACGCAACAGGCTGTCGGGGTCTTCGCCATCGGGCAGGCGTGCGATGAGAACCTCTATTTCGTGTTGTTGCAATACCTCTGCAGCGCGTTTTGCCGCTTCCACGCCCGCGCTGTCCGAATCGTAAACCACAATCACGCGCGACACAAGGCGCGAAAGGACACCTACCTGTTCCTCGGTCAGGGCGGTGCCCATCGTGGCAATGGCATGGGTGAAGCCTGCCTGATGCGCTGCTACCACATCCATATAGCCTTCCAGCAGCAGGGCGGTGTGCTCGATCATCATGCGTTCCTTCGCGAGGTGCAGGGCGTAGATGGTGCGACTCTTGCGGAACAGGGGGGTTTCAGGGCTGTTCAGGTACTTCGGTTGCGCATCGCCCAGGGCGCGTCCCCCGAAGGCAACTACCCGTCCTTGTCTGTCCCATATCGGGAACATGAGGCGGTCGCGGAAACGGTCATAGTATTCGCCGCTCTGTCCCTGCACCACCAACCCTGCTTCCGCCGCGATGGTCAGCGGTATCTTTTTCGCCCTGATGAGGTTGGTGAGCGCGGACCAGTCGGGGGGGGCGTAACCAATGCCGAAGCGCTCCTGTGTCTCGGGTGTGACCCCGCGCTGTTGCAGCACACGCTGGGGCAGGGGATAGCGTTTAAGCATATCACGGAAGAACTGCGTGGCGAGCTGGTTCACCTGCAGTATCTGTTCGCGACGGTCTTTCTGTTGCCGGGCAGAGGCTGAGCCTGTGGTG from Armatimonadota bacterium includes the following:
- the dnaG gene encoding DNA primase encodes the protein MASRADADLDEIRARSDIVEVVSQYVALKRTGKNFKGLCPFHAEKTPSFTVNPSLQRWRCFGCGQYGDVFDFIMRIENVTFLDAARMLAERLGLDFRTTGSASARQQKDRREQILQVNQLATQFFRDMLKRYPLPQRVLQQRGVTPETQERFGIGYAPPDWSALTNLIRAKKIPLTIAAEAGLVVQGQSGEYYDRFRDRLMFPIWDRQGRVVAFGGRALGDAQPKYLNSPETPLFRKSRTIYALHLAKERMMIEHTALLLEGYMDVVAAHQAGFTHAIATMGTALTEEQVGVLSRLVSRVIVVYDSDSAGVEAAKRAAEVLQQHEIEVLIARLPDGEDPDSLLRRLGAPALQECLDKAQPLPAFLLDDLHRRYNTNTAEGRIKVLKAAIPILAAIPSGIERDRYITQLAPLHPAYFTNPSIPEAQIRREVERFLRYKEVEKKKEQSAPDSAPPVDVGEQLPSGVVRAESALLRGILSEEWRTLVLQIAQADSMVSDAARQFFELVRRAWDAGMELHLPSLLSALSDPRLREVVSTRLSLEEPLNEQVLRDSATFLQRWHKRTRQVQISAQLAQDFSPDSVNYQEYQRLINELHSDARRDRRE
- the sigA gene encoding RNA polymerase sigma factor SigA; translated protein: MEHIHDNGQMRRLVQQGKDRGYVTSDELNDALSEMDVDADELEQMLEFLDVEGIQVVDTVKGLPLIDEGYDLGASAKEYELADQEIAQLEGIPLDDSVRMWLREIGKTPLLSPEEEQRLARLVAQGDEEAKRKLTLANLRLVVSIAKRYSGRGMAFSDLIQEGNLGLIRAVEKFDYRRGYKFSTYATWWIRQAITRAIADQARTIRIPVHMVETINRLMKRRSHLEQKLGRTPTPEELAEDMGISVDKVNEIIRIAPEPLSLDTPVGEEEDSHLLDFIEDDNCDSPAEVADRSLLRDRIEEALRVLTDREREVIKMRFGLTDGMPHTLEEVGRHFNVTRERIRQIEAKAIKKLRNRNNCKKLRDFSDGL